In one window of Brassica rapa cultivar Chiifu-401-42 chromosome A07, CAAS_Brap_v3.01, whole genome shotgun sequence DNA:
- the LOC103829411 gene encoding RING-H2 finger protein ATL80, which produces MARLLFRLLGESNSPSPVQDPSTAAVTSDLVVTLAALLCAMVCVLGLIAVSRCVWLRRLAAGNRTHAGSQGGSVQSPPPPVAAANKGLKKKVLQSLPKLTFSPDSPSSEKFTECAICLTEFSNGDELRVLPQCGHGFHVSCIDTWLGSHSSCPSCRQILVVARCHKCGGLPGSSSSEPEIEIRIKQGADVPDSYLP; this is translated from the coding sequence ATGGCTCGCCTTCTCTTCCGTCTTCTCGGTGAATCTAACTCTCCGTCGCCGGTACAGGATCCCTCCACCGCCGCTGTGACTTCCGATCTCGTCGTCACCCTCGCTGCTCTGCTCTGCGCCATGGTTTGCGTTCTCGGTCTTATCGCCGTTTCTCGATGCGTCTGGCTCCGTCGTCTCGCCGCCGGTAACCGAACCCACGCCGGATCTCAAGGCGGTTCCGTTCAATCTCCTCCACCGCCGGTAGCAGCGGCGAACAAAGGACTGAAGAAGAAAGTACTCCAATCTCTACCGAAGCTCACTTTCTCGCCGGACTCGCCGTCGTCGGAGAAGTTCACCGAGTGCGCGATCTGTCTGACGGAGTTCTCCAACGGCGACGAGCTCCGTGTACTACCGCAGTGTGGTCATGGATTCCACGTGTCTTGCATTGACACGTGGCTCGGGTCTCATTCATCTTGTCCTTCTTGCCGTCAGATCTTGGTGGTTGCCAGGTGTCATAAGTGTGGCGGTTTGCCCGGTAGCTCTAGCTCCGAACCCGAAATTGAGATCCGAATTAAGCAAGGCGCAGATGTTCCTGATTCCTACTTgccttga
- the LOC103829414 gene encoding epidermal growth factor receptor substrate 15-like 1, whose protein sequence is MAGPNPNMDQFEAYFKRADLDGDGRISGVEAVAFFQGSGLPKQVLAQIWSLSDRSRSGFLGRQDFYNSLRLVTVAQSKRDLTPEIVNAALNTPAAAKIPPPKINLSAVPAPQPSPAATTPLPVASTGHQNVGFRGPAAPNQNYFPPQQNQQVRPNQGVSGVTSLRPTAGPEYRPSPVPGQFQPAPVGNVTRPSQAAATSASGPGSSAFNLNSLYAGNTVGYSSGFGGGSLAAPSPGLQPDSQVGPKALVVSGSGGDMFSSFQQKPEIALSNSSISSAIVPAGTQPAPKPNALDSLQNTFSMLPAGNQPQQPRPAASSQPPAVSSQGPSSGLPHGSAVGSAHSTPAGNNQPPWPKMKPSDVQKYTKVFMSVDTDKDGKITGEQAKNLFLSWRLPREVLKHVWELSDQDNDTMLSLREFCISLYLMERYREGRPLPTSLPSSIMFDETLLSISGAPSQGYANAGWGSSQGFVQQPVMGARPITPSTGMRPPVHTPVPHPGSGVAPNQQRNQAPVMDDPFASHLGNGHSASSNLQETATDGEKVDEKKSVYMDSREKLEYYRTKMQDIVLYKSRCDNRLNEISERASSDKREAETLAKKYEEKYKQVAELGSKLTIEEARFREIEGRKMELSQAIVNMEQGGSADGLLQVRADRIQSDLEELMKALTERCKKHGLEVKSKALVDLPAGWQPGIQEGAALWDEEWDKFEDEGFGNEITFDKSKEQNSSGEKENGTVEDGSVPPPDSPTHLDENYGPFSETSDRHHESEYGTTHSDDESGRSPRDSPVSRTATEVPSPDYAGGKSSEFFDDSNWASAFDTNDDVDSVWGFDASKSQDGDYFGSGGGDFGGNSGRVDSPSSRSFGGQRKSPFAFDDSVPSTPLSRFGNSPPRFSDASTRDNNFDSFSRFDSFNTTSEAGAGFSSSQPERLSRFDSINSSKDFGGAAFSRFDSINSSRDFGGPSLSRFDSMNSTKDHGYSFDDADPFGSTGPFKVSSDDQSPKKRSF, encoded by the exons ATGGCGGGGCCGAATCCGAACATGGATCAATTCGAGGCCTACTTCAAGAGAGCAGATTTGGACGGAGATGGTAGAATCAGTGGTGTCGAAGCTGTTGCCTTTTTTCAAGGATCTGGTTTGCCTAAGCAAGTTCTCGCCCAG ATATGGTCGCTTTCTGACCGGTCACGCAGCGGTTTCCTTGGTCGGCAGGACTTTTATAATTCTCTGAGACTTGTAACAGTAGCGCAGAGCAAGAGAGACCTCACTCCTGAGATTGTTAATGCAGCACTTAATACTCCCGCCGCAGCTAAAATACCACCGCCTAAAATTAACCTTTCAGCTGTTCCTGCACCCCAACCTAGCCCTGCTGCTACCACACCCCTTCCGGTTGCCTCAACAGGTCATCAAAATGTGGGGTTTAGAGGACCAGCGGCTCCAAACCAAAATTATTTTCCACCTCAGCAAAACCAGCAAGTGAGACCAAATCAAGGAGTATCTGGGGTGACTTCACTTAGACCAACCGCTGGTCCAGAGTATAGACCAAGTCCTGTACCAGGTCAATTTCAGCCAGCTCCTGTTGGTAATGTTACTCGTCCTTCTCAGGCCGCTGCCACTAGTGCATCTGGTCCTGGTAGTTCAGCGTTCAATCTTAATAGTTTGTATGCTGGAAACACCGTCGGATACTCGTCAGGCTTTGGAGGGGGCAGCTTAGCAGCACCTTCTCCTGGCTTACAACCAGATTCACAAGTTGGTCCGAAAGCGCTGGTTGTATCTGGCAGTGGAGGTGACATGTTTTCCTCATTCCAGCAAAAACCAGAAATCGCTCTGAGTAATTCTTCAATCAGTTCAGCTATTGTTCCTGCTGGAACCCAACCTGCACCGAAGCCTAATGCTCTGGACTCCCTACAGAATACTTTCTCAATGTTGCCTGCAGGAAACCAGCCTCAGCAGCCAAGGCCAGCAGCAAGCTCACAGCCGCCTGCAGTGTCATCACAAGGTCCATCCTCCGGTTTACCACATGGAAGTGCAGTTGGATCTGCCCATTCAACTCCTGCTGGAAATAATCAGCCTCCGTGGCCAAAAATGAAACCATCCGATGTCCAGAAATACACAAAGGTATTTATGAGTGTTGATACTGACAAGGATGGGAAGATCACTGGTGAGCAGGCAAAAAATCTGTTCTTAAGCTGGAGGCTACCCAGGG AGGTATTGAAGCATGTGTGGGAATTATCTGATCAGGATAATGATACTATGCTTTCTCTGAGGGAGTTCTGCATTTCATTGTATTTGATGGAGCGGTACAGAGAAGGCCGGCCTCTCCCAACATCACTTCCTAGCAGCATCATGTTTGATGAAACACTATTATCTATCTCAGGTGCACCTAGCCAGGGTTATGCAAATGCTGGATGGGGATCTAGTCAAG GTTTCGTACAGCAGCCAGTGATGGGTGCGCGGCCAATCACTCCATCGACTGGCATGAGACCACCAGTTCATACACCCGTCCCTCACCCTGGAAGTGGTGTAGCACCTAATCAGCAAAGGAATCAAGCGCCAGTTATGGATGATCCTTTTGCGAGTCACCTCGGTAACGGACATTCTGCGAGCTCAAATCTTCAAGAAACAGCAACTGATGGGGAAAAG GTTGATGAAAAGAAGAGTGTATATATGGACTCCAGGGAGAAACTTGAATACTACCGAACAAAAATGCAGGATATT GTCTTGTACAAAAGCAGGTGTGACAATAGATTAAATGAGATCTCTGAAAGGGCTTCCTCTGACAAGCGTGAG GCTGAAACGTTGGCGAAGAAGTACGAGGAGAAGTATAAGCAGGTTGCAGAACTAGGTTCAAAATTAACTATTGAAGAGGCCAGATTTCGCGAGATTGAG GGGCGTAAGATGGAATTGAGTCAAGCAATTGTGAACATGGAGCAAGGTGGTAGTGCTGATGGTCTACTTCAG GTCCGGGCTGATAGGATACAATCAGATCTAGAGGAGCTGATGAAGGCTTTAACTGAACGTTGCAAGAAACATGGGTTGGAGGTTAAGTCCAAGGCCCTTGTAGACCTTCCAGCAG GCTGGCAACCTGGAATTCAAGAAGGGGCAGCTCTATGGGATGAAGAATGGGATAAGTTTGAGGATGAAG GATTTGGCAATGAGATTACTTTTGACAAATCAAAAGAGCAAAACTCGTCTGGTGAGAAGGAAAACGGTACGGTGGAAGATGGTAGTGTACCACCACCTGATTCGCCGACTCATTTAGATGAGAATTATGGACCATTTTCAGAAACCTCAGACCGCCACCATGAGAGTGAATATGGGACAACTCACAGTGATGATGAATCAGGCAGAAGTCCTAGAGACAGTCCTGTCTCTAGGACTGCTACTGAGGTCCCGTCTCCAGATTACGCTGGTGGAAAGAGTTCTGAATTCTTCGACGACTCGAATTGGGCAAGTGCGTTTGACACTAATGATGATGTGGATTCAGTCTGGGGATTTGACGCATCAAAAAGCCAG GATGGAGATTACTTTGGATCTGGTGGTGGGGACTTTGGAGGAAACTCAGGAAGAGTAGATTCTCCAAGTTCAAGAAGCTTCGGCGGTCAGAGAAAGAGCCCATTTGCATTTGATGATTCAGTCCCCAGCACTCCACTCTCAAGATTCGGGAACTCTCCTCCTCGGTTCAGCGACGCATCAACCAGAGATAACAACTTTGACAGCTTCTCCAGATTCGACTCCTTCAACACCACAAGTGAAGCTGGGGCAGGTTTCTCCTCCTCACAGCCCGAGAGACTGTCTCGGTTTGATTCCATAAACAGCTCCAAAGACTTTGGTGGAGCTGCCTTCTCCAGGTTCGATTCCATCAACAGTAGCAGAGACTTTGGTGGTCCCTCGCTTTCAAGATTCGACTCGATGAATAGTACAAAGGATCATGGGTACTCGTTTGATGATGCAGACCCGTTTGGTTCCACAGGTCCCTTCAAAGTCTCCTCTGATGATCAAAGCCCCAAGAAAAGGTCCTTCTAA
- the LOC103829413 gene encoding U-box domain-containing protein 44 has protein sequence MVGSWDGSQSDDSSHFERGVDHIYEAFICPLTKEVMHDPVTLENGRTFEREAIEKYFKQCSDSGKPPSCPLTSQTLSSTDVSPSIALRNTIQEWRSRNDAAKLDIARQALFIGNDENDVLQALMHVRQICRSIRSNRQGVRNFQLIRMIIDMLKSNSHKVRYKALQTLQVVVEGDEESKEILAEGDTVRTLVKFLSHEPSKGKEAAVSLLFELSKSETLCEKIGSVNGALILLVGLTSSNSVNVSIVEKADRTLENLERSEEIVKQMASYGRLQPLLGKILEGSLETKLSMATFLGDLALNNDMKVLVAQTVGSSLVDLMRSGDMPQREAALKALNNISSFDGSAKVLIDIGILPPLIKDLFYIGPNNLPIRLKEVSATILANIVNIGYDFDKATLVSENRVENLLYLISNTGPAIQCKLLEVLVGLTSCPKAVIHVVSAIKTSGAIISLVQFVEVRENNDLRLASIKLLHNLSPFMSEELAGALRATAGQLGSIVAIISEKTPISEEQAAAAGLLAELPERDLGLTRELLGVGAFEKIISKVNGIRHGEIKGMRFTMNFLEGLVRILSRITFAFNNEPRAVAFCREYNVASLFIHLLQSNGQDNIQMVSAMALENLSLESVNLSRTPDLPPPSYCGSIFSCMSKPPVVTGLCRIHQGICSLRETFCLVEGEAVEKLVGLLDHENDKVVEASLAALSSLLEDGLEVEKGVQILDEADGIRHILNVLTETRTERLTRRAVWVVERILRIEFIAIEVAKEPNVSAALVDAFQNGDFRTRQIAENALKHIDKIPNFSAILPNMA, from the exons ATGGTTGGAAGCTGGGATGGAAGCCAGTCTGATGACAGCTCTCACTTCGAGCGAGGCGTCGATCACATCTACGAAGCATTCATCTGCCCCTTGACTAAAGAGGTCATGCACGACCCCGTCACTCTAGAGAACGGTCGAACGTTCGAGCGTGAAGCCATTGAGAAATATTTCAAGCAATGTTCAGACAGTGGTAAGCCTCCTTCTTGCCCGTTAACTTCTCAGACGCTGAGTAGCACTGATGTGAGCCCCAGTATTGCTCTGCGCAACACTATCCAAGAGTGGAGATCAAGGAACGACGCTGCCAAGCTTGATATTGCTCGTCAGGCGCTGTTTATAGGAAACGATGAGAATGATGTTCTGCAAGCTTTGATGCATGTGAGGCAGATTTGCAGGAGTATTAGATCGAATAGGCAGGGTGTGCGTAACTTTCAGCTTATCCGTATGATTATTGATATGTTGAAAAGTAATAGTCATAAAGTGAGGTATAAGGCTTTGCAGACACTTCAAGTTGTCGTTGAAGGAGATGAGGAGAGCAAG GAGATACTAGCTGAAGGGGATACTGTGCGTACACTAGTTAAGTTCTTATCTCACGAGCCATCAAAGGGAAAGGAAGCAGCTGTTTCTTTGTTGTTTGAGCTCTCCAAGTCTGAAACTTTGTGCGAGAAGATTGGTTCGGTTAATGGAGCACTTATTTTATTGGTTGGTCTGACAAGCAGCAACTCAGTAAACGTCTCCATCGTTGAGAAAGCTGATAGAACATTGGAGAACCTGGAGAGGTCTGAGGAGATTGTTAAGCAGATGGCTTCCTATGGTAGACTCCAGCCTCTTCTTGGCAAAATCCTTGAAG GTTCACTTGAAACGAAACTCTCCATGGCTACCTTCCTTGGAGACCTTGCCTTAAACAATGATATGAAGGTTCTCGTGGCTCAGACCGTGGGTTCTTCTCTAGTCGATCTCATGAGAAGTGGTGACATGCCCCAACGCGAAGCTGCCCTGAAAGCTCTCAACAACATCTCATCCTTCGACGGGAGTGCCAAAGTTCTGATCGACATAGGGATTCTCCCTCCACTGATCAAAGATCTGTTCTACATAGGCCCAAACAACCTCCCAATACGGTTGAAAGAGGTCTCAGCCACTATCCTCGCCAACATAGTCAACATCGGATACGACTTCGACAAAGCCACACTAGTTTCAGAGAACAGAGTGGAGAATCTTCTCTATCTGATAAGCAACACTGGTCCAGCGATCCAGTGCAAGCTCTTGGAGGTTCTTGTTGGACTCACTAGCTGCCCTAAAGCAGTTATTCACGTCGTCTCCGCTATTAAAACCTCAGGTGCGATCATCAGTCTGGTTCAGTTCGTGGAAGTCCGAGAGAACAATGATCTGCGTCTGGCTTCTATAAAGCTTCTTCATAACCTCTCCCCCTTCATGAGCGAGGAGCTAGCCGGGGCCTTGCGCGCTACAGCTGGACAGCTCGGGAGCATTGTTGCCATCATTTCGGAAAAGACACCTATCTCCGAAGAACAGGCTGCAGCCGCCGGGCTCTTAGCTGAGTTGCCTGAGAGGGATTTGGGCCTCACTCGGGAGCTTTTGGGAGTTGGTGCCTTTGAGAAAATCATCTCCAAGGTGAATGGGATCCGCCACGGGGAGATCAAAGGGATGAGGTTTACGATGAACTTTCTCGAAGGGCTTGTGCGTATACTCTCCAGGATCACGTTCGCGTTCAACAACGAGCCTAGGGCTGTTGCCTTCTGCCGTGAGTACAACGTTGCTTCGCTCTTTATTCATCTTCTTCAGTCCAACGGTCAAGACAACATCCAGATGGTTTCCGCCATGGCGTTAGAGAATCTCTCGCTAGAGTCTGTGAACCTCTCGCGGACGCCTGATCTCCCTCCTCCAAGCTACTGTGGCTCCATCTTTTCGTGTATGAGCAAACCTCCCGTTGTCACCGGCCTTTGCAGGATCCACCAGGGGATATGTTCGTTGAGAGAAACGTTTTGCCTCGTCGAAGGAGAAGCTGTGGAGAAGCTAGTGGGTTTGCTGGACCATGAGAATGATAAAGTGGTCGAGGCTTCTCTCGCGGCTCTTTCGAGCTTGTTAGAAGACGGGTTAGAAGTGGAGAAAGGTGTTCAGATACTTGATGAGGCGGATGGGATAAGACATATACTAAACGTTTTGACGGAGACCAGAACGGAGAGGCTTACGAGGAGAGCGGTTTGggtggtggagaggatcttgaggATTGAGTTCATAGCGATTGAGGTGGCGAAAGAGCCTAACGTGAGCGCTGCGCTTGTGGACGCTTTTCAAAACGGTGATTTCAGAACGAGGCAGATCGCTGAGAACGCGTTGAAACACATCGATAAGATCCCAAACTTCTCAGCTATATTACCAAACATGGCGTAG
- the LOC103829415 gene encoding coiled-coil domain-containing protein 115, which produces MAGDEGTEVYEEGEDSIDVNNEVELEKEGGGGDEKVLQFLDSLDEYLTLMDSLNSKLRDGWFDLASARHSMGTLRINSTLLDLKFHPAASTLQVTEQDVESLGSVPRFALSKWASKGGSGKGKDFSTDAGSEIGSPRTPQLRHRGGVSEEKPSAMGETVLAADEEVKREREKSLSVFGGLVSPKLRGAQLSFETALETLVEIANTRSSMLTAFERITKK; this is translated from the exons ATGGCGGGAGATGAAGGAACTGAGGTTTACGAGGAAGGAGAGGATTCCATTGATGTGAATAACGAAGTTGAGCTGGAAAaggagggaggaggaggagatgagAAGGTGTTGCAGTTCCTCGATTCGTTGGATGAGTATTTAACGCTCATGGATTCTCTCAATTCAAAGCTTCGAGAT GGATGGTTTGATCTAGCTAGTGCTAGGCATTCTATGGGAACTCTCCGTATCAACAGCACTCTTTTGGACCTCAAGTTTCATCCCGCTGCTTCAACTTTGCAAGTAACGGAACAAGATG TTGAATCTTTGGGATCAGTACCTCGTTTTGCTTTGTCCAAGTGGGCTTCCAAGGGTGGTAGTGGGAAAGGCAAAGACTTCTCTACTGATGCAGGTTCGGAGATAGGCTCACCTCGTACCCCACAGCTACGCCATCGAGGAGGCGTTTCTG AGGAGAAACCATCAGCCATGGGTGAAACCGTGCTAGCAGCTGATGAAGAG GTTAAGAGAGAACGAGAGAAGTCTCTATCTGTATTCGGAGGTCTAGTCTCGCCTAAGCTGCGTGGCGCTCAACTCTCATTTGAAACAG CTCTTGAAACTCTTGTGGAAATAGCCAACACTCGATCATCCATGTTAACTGCCTTTGAGCGGATCACAAAGAAGTAA